A single genomic interval of Bradyrhizobium sp. sBnM-33 harbors:
- a CDS encoding LysR family transcriptional regulator yields the protein MDLRQLRYFIAVAERGGFGAAASVLNVAQSALSRHVKELELELGGTLLERGARGVSVTESGKVLLARGRWLFGAIEDIKSEVRTENRDPSGTVRLGAPSSLADIFYARLATSFVRRFPRVRLELSEGLTETMCDRLLRAELDLAIVTAPQPNDHLHYETLVVEQVFLIGPPRDPLLKRGRLTRKEFKALPTAVVPLSRNPFPTGVPFSLRVESSTPMKQIVASGLGYGLLPFSGIQRELAAGELSAALLPWMRADRVLALPRMRPISRATRETIETLKVVCSDLVHEGKILTAQQKRSP from the coding sequence ATGGATCTGCGTCAGCTTCGTTACTTCATCGCCGTCGCCGAGCGCGGCGGATTCGGCGCGGCGGCCAGTGTTCTCAACGTCGCCCAGTCAGCACTCAGCCGTCACGTCAAGGAGCTCGAACTCGAACTCGGGGGCACGTTGCTTGAGCGCGGCGCGCGCGGCGTCTCGGTGACTGAGTCCGGGAAGGTGCTGCTGGCGCGGGGACGTTGGCTATTTGGAGCCATCGAAGACATCAAGTCCGAGGTGCGTACGGAGAACCGCGACCCAAGCGGAACCGTGCGGCTCGGTGCACCATCGAGTCTTGCAGACATCTTCTACGCACGACTCGCGACATCATTCGTCAGGCGTTTTCCGCGGGTGCGGCTCGAACTGAGTGAAGGTTTGACCGAGACAATGTGCGATCGTCTACTGCGAGCAGAGCTTGACCTTGCCATCGTCACAGCTCCGCAGCCAAATGACCATCTTCACTATGAGACGCTGGTTGTGGAACAGGTCTTCTTGATCGGGCCGCCGCGCGATCCATTACTCAAGCGGGGTAGGCTCACGCGCAAGGAGTTCAAGGCTCTGCCTACCGCCGTAGTTCCACTTAGCCGCAACCCATTTCCGACAGGCGTGCCGTTCTCGCTGCGAGTCGAGAGCAGCACTCCGATGAAGCAGATCGTCGCCTCCGGGCTCGGCTACGGCTTATTGCCATTTTCTGGAATTCAGCGGGAATTGGCCGCCGGCGAGCTATCTGCTGCGCTGTTGCCCTGGATGCGCGCTGATCGCGTACTGGCGCTGCCGCGCATGCGCCCGATCAGTAGAGCCACTCGAGAAACGATTGAAACTTTGAAGGTGGTCTGTAGCGACCTCGTTCACGAAGGAAAGATCCTAACCGCCCAGCAGAAGAGGTCGCCCTGA
- a CDS encoding GlcG/HbpS family heme-binding protein, whose amino-acid sequence MAELTLDVARKILDAALGKGVEKKLKPLVITILDARGCVKVTAAQDGTSLMRAEIAHGKAYGALAMGMGSRALFQRAQEQAYFVGAVNALAQGCLVPVPGGVLIMDGTTLLGAVGVSGDTSDNDEICAIAGIEAAGLKANAG is encoded by the coding sequence ATGGCCGAACTCACCCTCGACGTCGCCCGCAAGATTCTCGATGCCGCGCTTGGCAAAGGCGTCGAGAAGAAACTGAAGCCGCTGGTCATCACCATTCTGGATGCCCGCGGCTGCGTAAAGGTCACGGCCGCGCAGGACGGCACCAGCCTGATGCGGGCCGAGATCGCGCACGGCAAGGCCTATGGCGCGCTTGCAATGGGCATGGGATCGCGCGCGTTGTTCCAGCGGGCGCAGGAGCAAGCCTACTTTGTCGGCGCGGTGAATGCGCTGGCGCAGGGATGCCTGGTGCCGGTGCCCGGCGGCGTGCTGATCATGGACGGCACGACGTTACTCGGTGCCGTTGGGGTCAGCGGCGACACGTCCGATAACGATGAGATTTGCGCGATCGCCGGCATCGAAGCCGCCGGACTCAAAGCGAATGCCGGGTAA